One part of the Astatotilapia calliptera chromosome 9, fAstCal1.2, whole genome shotgun sequence genome encodes these proteins:
- the LOC113029646 gene encoding cullin-1, whose translation MSSNRTQNPHGLKQIGLDQIWDDLRAGIQQVYTRQSMAKSRYMELYTHVYNYCTSVHQSSQGRGSVPPAKPSKKSTTPGGAQFVGLELYKRLKEFLKNYLTSLLKDGEDLMDECVLKFYTQQWEDYRFSSKVLNGICAYLNRHWVRRECDEGRKGIYEIYSLALVTWRECLFRPLNKQVTNAVLKLIERERNGETINTRLISGVVQSYVELGLNEEDAFAKGPTLSVYKEYFECQFLTDTERFYTRESTEFLQQNPVTEYMKKAEARLLEEQRRVQVYLHESTQDELARKCEQVLIEKHLEIFHTEFQNLLDADKNEDLGRMYNLVSRITDGLGELKKLLETHIHNQGLAAIEKCGEAALNDPKVYVQTTLDVHKKYNALVMSAFNNDAGFVAALDKACGRFINNNAVTRMAQSSSKSPELLARYCDSLLKKSSKNPEEAELEDTLNQVMVVFKYIEDKDVFQKFYAKMLAKRLVHQNSASDDAEASMISKLKQACGFEYTSKLQRMFQDIGVSKDLNEQFKKHLTNSEPLDLDFSIQVLSSGSWPFQQSCTFALPSELERSYQRFTAFYASRHSGRKLTWLYHLSKGELVTNCFKNRYTLQASTFQMAILLQYNTEDSYTVQQLTDSTQIKTDILVQVLQILLKSKLLVLEDENANVDEVEFKSDTVIKLFLGYKNKKLRVNINVPMKTEQKQEQETTHKNIEEDRKLLIQAAIVRIMKMRKVLKHQQLLAEVLNQLSSRFKPRVPVIKKCIDILIEKEYLERVDGEKDTYSYLA comes from the exons ATGTCGTCAAATAGGACCCAGAACCCACACGGACTGAAACAGATAGGCCTGGACCAGATATGGGACGACCTGCGGGCTGGCATCCAGCAGGTGTACACGCGGCAAAGCATGGCCAAGTCACGCTACATGGAACTCTACAC ACATGTATATAACTATTGCACCAGCGTCCACCAGTCCAGCCAGGGCCGGGGCTCCGTGCCTCCAGCAAAGCCCTCCAAAAAGTCCACCACTCCAGGCGGGGCTCAGTTCGTAGGCCTGGAGCTCTACAAGCGGCTCAAGGAGTTCCTGAAGAACTACCTGACGAGCCTACTCAAG GATGGCGAGGATCTGATGGACGAGTGCGTGTTGAAGTTTTACACCCAGCAGTGGGAGGACTACCGTTTCTCCAGTAAGGTCCTTAACGGGATCTGCGCCTACCTCAACCGCCACTGGGTCAGACGAGAGTGTGACGAGGGACGCAAGGGCATCTACGAGATATACTCG CTGGCACTCGTGACCTGGAGGGAGTGTTTATTCCGACCCCTCAACAAACAG GTAACAAACGCCGTTCTGAAgctgatagagagagagaggaacggTGAGACCATCAACACCCGGCTCATCAGTGGTGTTGTCCAGTCTTATG TCGAGCTGGGCCTGAACGAGGAGGACGCCTTCGCCAAAGGCCCCACGCTGTCCGTGTACAAAGAGTACTTTGAATGTCAGTTCCTCACTGACACAGAACGTTTCTACACGCGTGAGAGCACAGAGTTCCTGCAGCAGAACCCCGTCACAGAGTACATGAAGAAG GCGGAGGCCCGTCTCCTGGAGGAGCAGCGGCGTGTGCAGGTTTACCTCCATGAATCCACCCAGGACGAACTGGCCCGAAAGTGTGAGCAAGTCCTGATCGAGAAGCACCTGGAGATCTTCCACACAGAGTTTCAGAACCTGCTGGACGCTGACAAGAACGAAG acCTGGGCCGGATGTACAACCTGGTGTCGCGGATCACAGACGGTCTGggtgagctgaagaagcttctagAGACCCACATCCACAACCAGGGCCTGGCCGCCATTGAGAAGTGCGGCGAGGCAGCGCTCAAC GACCCCAAAGTGTACGTGCAGACCACCCTGGACGTCCATAAGAAGTACAACGCTTTGGTCATGTCTGCCTTCAACAACGACGCCGGCTTCGTGGCCGCACTCGACAAG GCGTGTGGTCGGTTCATCAACAACAACGCCGTCACCAGGATGGCTCAGTCGTCCAGCAAGTCTCCCGAGCTGCTGGCCAGATACTGCGACTCTTTACTGAAGAAGAG cTCCAAAAACCCAGAGGAGGCTGAACTGGAGGACACTCTGAACCAAGTG ATGGTTGTGTTCAAGTACATAGAGGACAAAGACGTTTTCCAGAAGTTTTACGCCAAGATGCTGGCCAAACGTCTGGTCCACCAGAACAGCGCCAGCGACGACGCCGAGGCCAGCATGATCTCCAAACTCAAG caAGCGTGCGGCTTTGAGTACACGTCCAAACTGCAGCGAATGTTCCAGGACATCGGAGTCAGTAAGGACCTGAACGAGCAGTTCAAGAAGCACCTGACCAACTCTGAGCCGCTGGACT tgGACTTCAGCATCCAGGTTCTGAGCTCCGGCTCTTGGCCTTTCCAGCAGTCCTGCACCTTCGCTCTGCCCTCAGAG CTGGAGCGGAGCTATCAGCGCTTCACGGCGTTCTACGCCAGCAGGCACAGCGGCAGGAAGCTCACCTGGCTGTATCACCTGTCCAAAGGAGAGCTGGTCACCAACTGCTTCAAGAACAG GTACACGCTGCAGGCCTCCACCTTCCAGATGGCCATCCTGCTGCAGTACAACACGGAGGACAGCTACACGGTGCAGCAGCTCACTGACAGCACACAGATCAAAACT GACATTTTGGTTCAAGTTCTTCAGATTCTGTTAAAATCGAAGCTGCTG GTTTTGGAGGACGAGAACGCCAACGTGGACGAGGTGGAGTTCAAGTCCGACACGGTCATCAAACTCTTCCTTGGATATAAGAA TAAGAAGCTGAGGGTGAACATCAACGTGCCGATGAAGACGGAGCAGAAACAGGAGCAGGAGACGACTCACAAGAACATCGAGGAGGATCGAAAGCTCCTCATCCAG GCTGCCATAGTGAGGATCATGAAGATGAGGAAGGTCCTGAAGCACCAGCAGCTCCTGGCTGAGGTCCTGAACCAGCTGTCATCCCGGTTCAAACCCCGAGTCCCCGTCATCAAG AAATGCATCGACATCCTGATCGAGAAGGAGTACCTGGAGCGAGTGGACGGCGAGAAGGACACGTACAGCTACCTGGCCTGA
- the ezh2 gene encoding histone-lysine N-methyltransferase EZH2: MVLTGKRSEKGPACWKRRVKSEYMRLRQLKRFRRADEVKSMFNSNRQKIMERTDILNQEWKTRRIQPVHIMTSVSSLRGTRECTVESGFSEFPRQVIPLKTLNAVASVPVMYSWSPLQQNFMVEDETVLHNIPYMGDEILDQDGTFIEELIKNYDGKVHGDRECGFINDEIFVELVNALAQYSDNEDDEEEEEQDFKVDKMDVCDGKEHPEEPRKDGLVNNESRTNNDTSKKFPSDKIFEAISSMFPDKGSPEELKEKYKELTEQQLPGALPPECTPNIDGPNARSVQREQSLHSFHTLFCRRCFKYDCFLHPFHATPNTYKRKNLENLVDKNPCGIDCYMDLVQDGMMREYATGVGTERAKTPSKRNGGRRRGRLPNSNSNSRPSTPTVSSETKDTDSDREGSKEDERDNDKDDEDKKDETTSSSEGNSRCQTPVKMKLSGEAEAVEWSGAEASLFRVLIGTYYDNYCAIARLIGTKTCRQVYEFRVKESAIIARAPAEDEDTPPRKKKRKHRLWATHCRKIQLKKDGSSNHVYNYQPCDHPRQPCDSSCPCVTAQNFCEKFCQCSSECQNRFPGCRCKAQCNTKQCPCYLAVRECDPDLCLTCGAADHWDSKNVSCKNCSIQRGAKKHLLLAPSDVAGWGIFIKEPVQKNEFISEYCGEIISQDEADRRGKVYDKYMCSFLFNLNNDFVVDATRKGNKIRFANHSVNPNCYAKVMMVNGDHRIGIFAKRAIQTGEELFFDYRYSQADALKYVGIEREMEIA, encoded by the exons ATGGTGCTGACTGGGAAGCGTTCGGAGAAAGGCCCCGCCTGCTGGAAGAGGAGGGTGAAGTCTGAGTACATGAGGCTTCGGCAGCTGAAACGCTTCAGACGGGCCGACGAGGTCAAG AGCATGTTCAACAGCAACCGTCAGAAAATCATGGAGCGAACTGACATTTTGAACCAGGAGTGGAAAACCCGGCGAATCCAGCCCGTTCACATCATGACGTCGGTCAGCTCCTTACGAGGGACTCGAGAG TGCACCGTGGAGAGCGGCTTCTCCGAGTTCCCTCGACAGGTCATCCCCCTGAAGACTCTGAACGCCGTGGCCTCGGTCCCGGTCATGTACTCCTGGTCGCCGCTACAGCAAAACTTCATG GTGGAGGATGAGACGGTGCTCCATAACATTCCCTACATGGGAGACGAGATCCTCGACCAGGACGGGACTTTCATCGAAGAGCTCATCAAGAACTATGACGGCAAAGTCCACGGAGACAGAG aGTGTGGCTTCATCAACGACGAGATCTTCGTCGAGTTGGTCAACGCTCTGGCACAGTACAGTGACAAcgaggatgatgaggaggaggaagagcaggacTTTAAAGTGGACAAGATGGACGTGTGTGATGGCAAAGAGCACCCAGAGGAGCCCCGCAAGGATGGGCTTGTTAACAATGAGA GCCGAACCAACAATGACACCAGCAAGAAGTTTCCCTCTGACAAGATTTTTGAGGCCATCTCCTCCATGTTCCCCGACAAGGGCTCCCCCGAGGAGCTCAAAGAAAA GTACAAGGAGCTGACTGAGCAGCAGCTGCCCGGCGCCCTGCCGCCTGAATGCACGCCGAACATCGACGGTCCGAACGCTCGCTCCGTGCAGCGCGAGCAGAGCCTGCACTCCTTCCACACTCTGTTCTGCAGACGCTGCTTCAAATACGACTGCTTCCTCCACC CTTTCCATGCAACTCCCAACACGTACAAGCGCAAGAACTTGGAGAACCTGGTGGACAAAAACCCGTGTGGCATCGACTGCTACATGGACCTGGTGCAG GATGGCATGATGAGGGAGTACGCCACAGGCGTGGGAACCGAGCGGGCAAAGACGCCCTCCAAGCGTAACGGGGGCCGGCGCCGCGGTCGGCTGCCCAACAGCAACAGTAACAGCCGGCCCAGCACCCCCACGGTGTCCTCTGAAACCAAAGACACGGACAGCGACCGCGAGGGCAGCAAAGAGGACGAGCGAGACAACGACAAAGACGACGAGGACAAGAAGGACGAGACCACCAGCAGCTCAG AGGGAAACTCGCGCTGTCAGACTCCCGTGAAGATGAAGCTGTCCGGTGAGGCCGAAGCGGTGGAGTGGAGCGGCGCTGAGGCGTCTCTCTTCAGAGTCCTCATCGGGACGTACTACGACAACTACTGCGCCATCGCGCGGCTCATAGGCACCAAGACCTGCAGACAG GTTTACGAGTTCAGGGTCAAGGAGTCGGCCATCATTGCTCGCGCTCCCGCTGAAGACGAGGACACGCCGccgaggaagaagaagaggaagcacAGACTGTGGGCTACTCACTGCCGCAAGATCCAGCTGaagaaag ATGGCTCATCCAATCACGTGTATAACTACCAGCCATGTGACCACCCCCGTCAGCCCTGCGACTCCTCGTGTCCCTGCGTCACCGCGCAAAACTTCTGTGAGAAGTTCTGCCAGTGCAGCTCGGAGT GTCAGAACCGCTTCCCGGGCTGCCGCTGCAAAGCTCAGTGTAACACCAAGCAGTGCCCCTGCTACCTGGCAGTGAGGGAGTGCGACCCCGACCTCTGCCTGACCTGCGGCGCCGCCGACCACTGGGACAGCAAGAACGTGTCCTGCAAGAACTGCTCCATCCAGAGAGGCGCCAAGAAG CACCTCCTGCTCGCTCCGTCAGATGTGGCCGGCTGGGGCATCTTCATCAAAGAGCCGGTGCAGAAAAACGAGTTCATTTCGGAGTACTGTGGAGAG ATCATCTCTCAGGACGAAGCCGACCGCAGAGGCAAAGTCTACGACAAATACATGTGCAGCTTCCTGTTCAACCTGAACAACG ACTTTGTTGTTGATGCCACGAGGAAAGGCAACAAGATCCGCTTCGCCAACCACTCGGTGAACCCGAACTGCTATGCAAAAG TGATGATGGTGAACGGCGATCACAGGATCGGGATCTTTGCCAAGAGAGCCATCCAGACCGGAGAGGAGCTCTTCTTCGACTACAG GTACAGCCAGGCCGACGCTCTGAAGTACGTCGGGATCGAGCGTGAGATGGAGATCGCCTGA